The proteins below come from a single Oncorhynchus keta strain PuntledgeMale-10-30-2019 chromosome 32, Oket_V2, whole genome shotgun sequence genomic window:
- the pecam1b gene encoding platelet endothelial cell adhesion molecule isoform X4, translating to MWEPQQPSVRMVTRLLLLTSALLSTCQAAESPALFTSVTLTLEPSNAVSQGTNLTVRCKALVSSSGFLNRKYTIYKDNTVVYTESITTAEDLIYSLRMARVANTGKYKCKVNIPGKELSSSSEKLTVTGLQTPVLSVDKRVFSEGEEVTVGCKAPGESGVIVFYFYKDSKELYEERVDANHVETRLRFNNAGDHRLHCDYRVILLTDSVPSNASNNVVVTVKELFITPIISVRPHGSMIIEGDNLDISCGVSGNLQNSSGLKVFLSKGPTLLSSGQSKANHSMRALAEHSGEFQCSLEVGNVVKRATENVRITELFSQPVLTMYPTEVFEREKITLTCKSTNYSSDRISASDVKYSIYKDNYTLTPGSFNGIYVVPGVVPNSSGIYSCKADARMISKYSAKLPVQAKVLVSKPEITAIGRVIVGKPFQVRCHSDRGSLPIEYTLWKKYSEVNSTTVQQPHHQAIFTVTVQHYSDMQDYKCEARNNPKIDTVVSNKLNTTVIVPLSNPGLSVVPDLLEVTEGNEMYLICGVEGSPPVTFKWYRRGNVQPLFITTSIQSSASHLIKGVGNEDSGTYYCEAINYANMVRSQPVTVDVKMAMWKKGLIVACCLLVVALLALACVLRYNSKRGKRENAAELSVKPSSPKSDDSLTVSLTHSTMEVYNPPEDAAPPFDGMEGRATNGTRDSVASLPAGISNRSSYSLPATV from the exons ATGTGGGAGCCCCAGCAGCCCTCTGTCAGGATGGTCACCCGACTACTACTGCTAACCTCCGCACTCCTCTCCACCT GTCAAGCGGCGGAATCTCCGGCAT TGTTCACAAGTGTCACCCTGACTCTCGAGCCCAGCAACGCCGTCTCCCAGGGTACCAACTTGACGGTACGCTGCAAGGCCTTGGTCAGCAGCTCTGGGTTCCTGAACCGTAAATACACCATCTACAAGGACAACACCGTGGTGTACACGGAGAGCATCACCACCGCAGAGGACCTCATCTACTCTCTCCGCATGGCCAGAGTGGCCAACACTGGGAAGTACAAATGCAAGGTGAACATACCGGGCAAGGAGCTAAGCAGCAGCTCTGAGAAACTGACTGTGACAG GCCTGCAGACGCCAGTCCTCAGCGTCGACAAGCGGGTGTTcagcgagggagaggaggtgacCGTTGGGTGTAAGGCCCCTGGGGAGTCCGGCGTTATCGTCTTCTACTTCTACAAGGACTCCAAGGAACTCTATGAGGAGAGGGTCGACGCCAACCAT GTGGAGACTAGGCTGCGATTCAACAACGCTGGCGACCACAGGCTACACTGTGACTACAGGGTCATACTCCTGACAGACTCGGTCCCGTCCAATGCCAGCAACAATGTGGTGGTCACTGTAAAAG AGCTGTTCATCACACCTATAATCTCTGTCCGACCACACGGATCAATGATCATCGAAGGGGACAATCTGGACATCTCCTGCGGTGTCAGTGGTAACCTCCAGAACAGCTCTGGGCTCAAAGTCTTCCTGTCCAAGGGACCGACTCTGCTGAGTTCTGGTCAAAGTAAAGCCAACCACAGCATGAGAGCACTGGCCGAGCACTCTGGGGAGTTTCAGTGCTCTCTGGAGGTGGGAAATGTGGTCAAGCGAGCGACGGAAAACGTGAGGATTACAG AACTGTTTTCCCAGCCAGTTCTGACCATGTATCCGACAGAGGTCTTTGAAAGGGAGAAAATCACGTTAACCTGCAAGAGTACCAACTACTCCTCTGACAGAATCAGCGCTTCGGATGTGAAATACTCCATTTACAAGGACAATTACACACTGACGCCAGGCAGCTTCAATGGGATATACGTTGTCCCCGGGGTGGTACCGAACTCGAGTGGGATTTATTCATGTAAAGCAGATGCCAGGATGATCTCCAAGTACAGTGCAAAGCTGCCTGTCCAGGCAAAAG TTCTTGTCAGTAAACCGGAGATAACGGCCATTGGCAGAGTGATCGTGGGAAAGCCCTTCCAGGTGCGCTGTCACTCAGACCGAGGCAGCCTACCCATCGAGTACACCTTGTGGAAGAAGTATTCTGAGGTTAACTCGACCACCGTGCAGCAGCCGCACCATCAGGCCATCTTCACTGTCACCGTCCAGCACTACAGCGACATGCAGGACTATAAATGCGAGGCGCGGAATAACCCCAAAATCGACACGGTGGTCAGCAACAAACTCAACACCACAGTCATAG tgCCTCTGTCCAATCCAGGACTCAGCGTCGTCCCAGACCTGTTGGAGGTCACCGAGGGAAATGAGATGTACCTGATCTGTGGGGTGGAAGGTTCCCCGCCCGTCACCTTTAAGTGGTACCGACGTGGGAACGTCCAGCCGCTGTTCATCACCACCTCAATCCAATCCAGCGCGTCCCACCTGATCAAGGGAGTGGGGAACGAGGACAGTGGCACCTACTACTGCGAGGCTATCAACTACGCTAACATGGTCCGGAGTCAGCCAGTCACCGTAGATG tgaaAATGGCAATGTGGAAGAAAGGTTTGATCGTGGCCTGCTGTCTGCTAGTGGTGGCTCTCCTAGCCCTCGCCTGCGTGCTGCGCTACAATTccaagagag GTAAACGAGAAAACGCAGCTGAACTGTCAGT AAAGCCTTCGAGCCCTAAATCAGATGACTCTCTAACAGTGAGTCTTACCCACAGCACTATGGAGGTTTATAACCCGCCCGAAG ACGCAGCGCCACCCTTTGACGGCATGGAGGGGAGAGCGACCAATGGGACGCGAGATAGTGTGGCATCACTTCCTGCTGGCATCAGCAACAGGAGCAGCTACAGTCTCCCAGCAACAGTGTAG
- the pecam1b gene encoding platelet endothelial cell adhesion molecule isoform X7, whose protein sequence is MWEPQQPSVRMVTRLLLLTSALLSTCQAAESPALFTSVTLTLEPSNAVSQGTNLTVRCKALVSSSGFLNRKYTIYKDNTVVYTESITTAEDLIYSLRMARVANTGKYKCKVNIPGKELSSSSEKLTVTGLQTPVLSVDKRVFSEGEEVTVGCKAPGESGVIVFYFYKDSKELYEERVDANHVETRLRFNNAGDHRLHCDYRVILLTDSVPSNASNNVVVTVKELFITPIISVRPHGSMIIEGDNLDISCGVSGNLQNSSGLKVFLSKGPTLLSSGQSKANHSMRALAEHSGEFQCSLEVGNVVKRATENVRITELFSQPVLTMYPTEVFEREKITLTCKSTNYSSDRISASDVKYSIYKDNYTLTPGSFNGIYVVPGVVPNSSGIYSCKADARMISKYSAKLPVQAKVLVSKPEITAIGRVIVGKPFQVRCHSDRGSLPIEYTLWKKYSEVNSTTVQQPHHQAIFTVTVQHYSDMQDYKCEARNNPKIDTVVSNKLNTTVIVPLSNPGLSVVPDLLEVTEGNEMYLICGVEGSPPVTFKWYRRGNVQPLFITTSIQSSASHLIKGVGNEDSGTYYCEAINYANMVRSQPVTVDVKMAMWKKGLIVACCLLVVALLALACVLRYNSKRGKRENAAELSVRSATL, encoded by the exons ATGTGGGAGCCCCAGCAGCCCTCTGTCAGGATGGTCACCCGACTACTACTGCTAACCTCCGCACTCCTCTCCACCT GTCAAGCGGCGGAATCTCCGGCAT TGTTCACAAGTGTCACCCTGACTCTCGAGCCCAGCAACGCCGTCTCCCAGGGTACCAACTTGACGGTACGCTGCAAGGCCTTGGTCAGCAGCTCTGGGTTCCTGAACCGTAAATACACCATCTACAAGGACAACACCGTGGTGTACACGGAGAGCATCACCACCGCAGAGGACCTCATCTACTCTCTCCGCATGGCCAGAGTGGCCAACACTGGGAAGTACAAATGCAAGGTGAACATACCGGGCAAGGAGCTAAGCAGCAGCTCTGAGAAACTGACTGTGACAG GCCTGCAGACGCCAGTCCTCAGCGTCGACAAGCGGGTGTTcagcgagggagaggaggtgacCGTTGGGTGTAAGGCCCCTGGGGAGTCCGGCGTTATCGTCTTCTACTTCTACAAGGACTCCAAGGAACTCTATGAGGAGAGGGTCGACGCCAACCAT GTGGAGACTAGGCTGCGATTCAACAACGCTGGCGACCACAGGCTACACTGTGACTACAGGGTCATACTCCTGACAGACTCGGTCCCGTCCAATGCCAGCAACAATGTGGTGGTCACTGTAAAAG AGCTGTTCATCACACCTATAATCTCTGTCCGACCACACGGATCAATGATCATCGAAGGGGACAATCTGGACATCTCCTGCGGTGTCAGTGGTAACCTCCAGAACAGCTCTGGGCTCAAAGTCTTCCTGTCCAAGGGACCGACTCTGCTGAGTTCTGGTCAAAGTAAAGCCAACCACAGCATGAGAGCACTGGCCGAGCACTCTGGGGAGTTTCAGTGCTCTCTGGAGGTGGGAAATGTGGTCAAGCGAGCGACGGAAAACGTGAGGATTACAG AACTGTTTTCCCAGCCAGTTCTGACCATGTATCCGACAGAGGTCTTTGAAAGGGAGAAAATCACGTTAACCTGCAAGAGTACCAACTACTCCTCTGACAGAATCAGCGCTTCGGATGTGAAATACTCCATTTACAAGGACAATTACACACTGACGCCAGGCAGCTTCAATGGGATATACGTTGTCCCCGGGGTGGTACCGAACTCGAGTGGGATTTATTCATGTAAAGCAGATGCCAGGATGATCTCCAAGTACAGTGCAAAGCTGCCTGTCCAGGCAAAAG TTCTTGTCAGTAAACCGGAGATAACGGCCATTGGCAGAGTGATCGTGGGAAAGCCCTTCCAGGTGCGCTGTCACTCAGACCGAGGCAGCCTACCCATCGAGTACACCTTGTGGAAGAAGTATTCTGAGGTTAACTCGACCACCGTGCAGCAGCCGCACCATCAGGCCATCTTCACTGTCACCGTCCAGCACTACAGCGACATGCAGGACTATAAATGCGAGGCGCGGAATAACCCCAAAATCGACACGGTGGTCAGCAACAAACTCAACACCACAGTCATAG tgCCTCTGTCCAATCCAGGACTCAGCGTCGTCCCAGACCTGTTGGAGGTCACCGAGGGAAATGAGATGTACCTGATCTGTGGGGTGGAAGGTTCCCCGCCCGTCACCTTTAAGTGGTACCGACGTGGGAACGTCCAGCCGCTGTTCATCACCACCTCAATCCAATCCAGCGCGTCCCACCTGATCAAGGGAGTGGGGAACGAGGACAGTGGCACCTACTACTGCGAGGCTATCAACTACGCTAACATGGTCCGGAGTCAGCCAGTCACCGTAGATG tgaaAATGGCAATGTGGAAGAAAGGTTTGATCGTGGCCTGCTGTCTGCTAGTGGTGGCTCTCCTAGCCCTCGCCTGCGTGCTGCGCTACAATTccaagagag GTAAACGAGAAAACGCAGCTGAACTGTCAGT ACGCAGCGCCACCCTTTGA
- the pecam1b gene encoding platelet endothelial cell adhesion molecule isoform X6, producing MWEPQQPSVRMVTRLLLLTSALLSTCQAAESPALFTSVTLTLEPSNAVSQGTNLTVRCKALVSSSGFLNRKYTIYKDNTVVYTESITTAEDLIYSLRMARVANTGKYKCKVNIPGKELSSSSEKLTVTGLQTPVLSVDKRVFSEGEEVTVGCKAPGESGVIVFYFYKDSKELYEERVDANHVETRLRFNNAGDHRLHCDYRVILLTDSVPSNASNNVVVTVKELFITPIISVRPHGSMIIEGDNLDISCGVSGNLQNSSGLKVFLSKGPTLLSSGQSKANHSMRALAEHSGEFQCSLEVGNVVKRATENVRITELFSQPVLTMYPTEVFEREKITLTCKSTNYSSDRISASDVKYSIYKDNYTLTPGSFNGIYVVPGVVPNSSGIYSCKADARMISKYSAKLPVQAKVLVSKPEITAIGRVIVGKPFQVRCHSDRGSLPIEYTLWKKYSEVNSTTVQQPHHQAIFTVTVQHYSDMQDYKCEARNNPKIDTVVSNKLNTTVIVPLSNPGLSVVPDLLEVTEGNEMYLICGVEGSPPVTFKWYRRGNVQPLFITTSIQSSASHLIKGVGNEDSGTYYCEAINYANMVRSQPVTVDVKMAMWKKGLIVACCLLVVALLALACVLRYNSKRGKRENAAELSVLRALNQMTL from the exons ATGTGGGAGCCCCAGCAGCCCTCTGTCAGGATGGTCACCCGACTACTACTGCTAACCTCCGCACTCCTCTCCACCT GTCAAGCGGCGGAATCTCCGGCAT TGTTCACAAGTGTCACCCTGACTCTCGAGCCCAGCAACGCCGTCTCCCAGGGTACCAACTTGACGGTACGCTGCAAGGCCTTGGTCAGCAGCTCTGGGTTCCTGAACCGTAAATACACCATCTACAAGGACAACACCGTGGTGTACACGGAGAGCATCACCACCGCAGAGGACCTCATCTACTCTCTCCGCATGGCCAGAGTGGCCAACACTGGGAAGTACAAATGCAAGGTGAACATACCGGGCAAGGAGCTAAGCAGCAGCTCTGAGAAACTGACTGTGACAG GCCTGCAGACGCCAGTCCTCAGCGTCGACAAGCGGGTGTTcagcgagggagaggaggtgacCGTTGGGTGTAAGGCCCCTGGGGAGTCCGGCGTTATCGTCTTCTACTTCTACAAGGACTCCAAGGAACTCTATGAGGAGAGGGTCGACGCCAACCAT GTGGAGACTAGGCTGCGATTCAACAACGCTGGCGACCACAGGCTACACTGTGACTACAGGGTCATACTCCTGACAGACTCGGTCCCGTCCAATGCCAGCAACAATGTGGTGGTCACTGTAAAAG AGCTGTTCATCACACCTATAATCTCTGTCCGACCACACGGATCAATGATCATCGAAGGGGACAATCTGGACATCTCCTGCGGTGTCAGTGGTAACCTCCAGAACAGCTCTGGGCTCAAAGTCTTCCTGTCCAAGGGACCGACTCTGCTGAGTTCTGGTCAAAGTAAAGCCAACCACAGCATGAGAGCACTGGCCGAGCACTCTGGGGAGTTTCAGTGCTCTCTGGAGGTGGGAAATGTGGTCAAGCGAGCGACGGAAAACGTGAGGATTACAG AACTGTTTTCCCAGCCAGTTCTGACCATGTATCCGACAGAGGTCTTTGAAAGGGAGAAAATCACGTTAACCTGCAAGAGTACCAACTACTCCTCTGACAGAATCAGCGCTTCGGATGTGAAATACTCCATTTACAAGGACAATTACACACTGACGCCAGGCAGCTTCAATGGGATATACGTTGTCCCCGGGGTGGTACCGAACTCGAGTGGGATTTATTCATGTAAAGCAGATGCCAGGATGATCTCCAAGTACAGTGCAAAGCTGCCTGTCCAGGCAAAAG TTCTTGTCAGTAAACCGGAGATAACGGCCATTGGCAGAGTGATCGTGGGAAAGCCCTTCCAGGTGCGCTGTCACTCAGACCGAGGCAGCCTACCCATCGAGTACACCTTGTGGAAGAAGTATTCTGAGGTTAACTCGACCACCGTGCAGCAGCCGCACCATCAGGCCATCTTCACTGTCACCGTCCAGCACTACAGCGACATGCAGGACTATAAATGCGAGGCGCGGAATAACCCCAAAATCGACACGGTGGTCAGCAACAAACTCAACACCACAGTCATAG tgCCTCTGTCCAATCCAGGACTCAGCGTCGTCCCAGACCTGTTGGAGGTCACCGAGGGAAATGAGATGTACCTGATCTGTGGGGTGGAAGGTTCCCCGCCCGTCACCTTTAAGTGGTACCGACGTGGGAACGTCCAGCCGCTGTTCATCACCACCTCAATCCAATCCAGCGCGTCCCACCTGATCAAGGGAGTGGGGAACGAGGACAGTGGCACCTACTACTGCGAGGCTATCAACTACGCTAACATGGTCCGGAGTCAGCCAGTCACCGTAGATG tgaaAATGGCAATGTGGAAGAAAGGTTTGATCGTGGCCTGCTGTCTGCTAGTGGTGGCTCTCCTAGCCCTCGCCTGCGTGCTGCGCTACAATTccaagagag GTAAACGAGAAAACGCAGCTGAACTGTCAGT CCTTCGAGCCCTAAATCAGATGACTCTCTAA
- the pecam1b gene encoding platelet endothelial cell adhesion molecule isoform X8 produces the protein MWEPQQPSVRMVTRLLLLTSALLSTCQAAESPALFTSVTLTLEPSNAVSQGTNLTVRCKALVSSSGFLNRKYTIYKDNTVVYTESITTAEDLIYSLRMARVANTGKYKCKVNIPGKELSSSSEKLTVTGLQTPVLSVDKRVFSEGEEVTVGCKAPGESGVIVFYFYKDSKELYEERVDANHVETRLRFNNAGDHRLHCDYRVILLTDSVPSNASNNVVVTVKELFITPIISVRPHGSMIIEGDNLDISCGVSGNLQNSSGLKVFLSKGPTLLSSGQSKANHSMRALAEHSGEFQCSLEVGNVVKRATENVRITELFSQPVLTMYPTEVFEREKITLTCKSTNYSSDRISASDVKYSIYKDNYTLTPGSFNGIYVVPGVVPNSSGIYSCKADARMISKYSAKLPVQAKVLVSKPEITAIGRVIVGKPFQVRCHSDRGSLPIEYTLWKKYSEVNSTTVQQPHHQAIFTVTVQHYSDMQDYKCEARNNPKIDTVVSNKLNTTVIVPLSNPGLSVVPDLLEVTEGNEMYLICGVEGSPPVTFKWYRRGNVQPLFITTSIQSSASHLIKGVGNEDSGTYYCEAINYANMVRSQPVTVDVKMAMWKKGLIVACCLLVVALLALACVLRYNSKRGRETYSPPATQAFAGV, from the exons ATGTGGGAGCCCCAGCAGCCCTCTGTCAGGATGGTCACCCGACTACTACTGCTAACCTCCGCACTCCTCTCCACCT GTCAAGCGGCGGAATCTCCGGCAT TGTTCACAAGTGTCACCCTGACTCTCGAGCCCAGCAACGCCGTCTCCCAGGGTACCAACTTGACGGTACGCTGCAAGGCCTTGGTCAGCAGCTCTGGGTTCCTGAACCGTAAATACACCATCTACAAGGACAACACCGTGGTGTACACGGAGAGCATCACCACCGCAGAGGACCTCATCTACTCTCTCCGCATGGCCAGAGTGGCCAACACTGGGAAGTACAAATGCAAGGTGAACATACCGGGCAAGGAGCTAAGCAGCAGCTCTGAGAAACTGACTGTGACAG GCCTGCAGACGCCAGTCCTCAGCGTCGACAAGCGGGTGTTcagcgagggagaggaggtgacCGTTGGGTGTAAGGCCCCTGGGGAGTCCGGCGTTATCGTCTTCTACTTCTACAAGGACTCCAAGGAACTCTATGAGGAGAGGGTCGACGCCAACCAT GTGGAGACTAGGCTGCGATTCAACAACGCTGGCGACCACAGGCTACACTGTGACTACAGGGTCATACTCCTGACAGACTCGGTCCCGTCCAATGCCAGCAACAATGTGGTGGTCACTGTAAAAG AGCTGTTCATCACACCTATAATCTCTGTCCGACCACACGGATCAATGATCATCGAAGGGGACAATCTGGACATCTCCTGCGGTGTCAGTGGTAACCTCCAGAACAGCTCTGGGCTCAAAGTCTTCCTGTCCAAGGGACCGACTCTGCTGAGTTCTGGTCAAAGTAAAGCCAACCACAGCATGAGAGCACTGGCCGAGCACTCTGGGGAGTTTCAGTGCTCTCTGGAGGTGGGAAATGTGGTCAAGCGAGCGACGGAAAACGTGAGGATTACAG AACTGTTTTCCCAGCCAGTTCTGACCATGTATCCGACAGAGGTCTTTGAAAGGGAGAAAATCACGTTAACCTGCAAGAGTACCAACTACTCCTCTGACAGAATCAGCGCTTCGGATGTGAAATACTCCATTTACAAGGACAATTACACACTGACGCCAGGCAGCTTCAATGGGATATACGTTGTCCCCGGGGTGGTACCGAACTCGAGTGGGATTTATTCATGTAAAGCAGATGCCAGGATGATCTCCAAGTACAGTGCAAAGCTGCCTGTCCAGGCAAAAG TTCTTGTCAGTAAACCGGAGATAACGGCCATTGGCAGAGTGATCGTGGGAAAGCCCTTCCAGGTGCGCTGTCACTCAGACCGAGGCAGCCTACCCATCGAGTACACCTTGTGGAAGAAGTATTCTGAGGTTAACTCGACCACCGTGCAGCAGCCGCACCATCAGGCCATCTTCACTGTCACCGTCCAGCACTACAGCGACATGCAGGACTATAAATGCGAGGCGCGGAATAACCCCAAAATCGACACGGTGGTCAGCAACAAACTCAACACCACAGTCATAG tgCCTCTGTCCAATCCAGGACTCAGCGTCGTCCCAGACCTGTTGGAGGTCACCGAGGGAAATGAGATGTACCTGATCTGTGGGGTGGAAGGTTCCCCGCCCGTCACCTTTAAGTGGTACCGACGTGGGAACGTCCAGCCGCTGTTCATCACCACCTCAATCCAATCCAGCGCGTCCCACCTGATCAAGGGAGTGGGGAACGAGGACAGTGGCACCTACTACTGCGAGGCTATCAACTACGCTAACATGGTCCGGAGTCAGCCAGTCACCGTAGATG tgaaAATGGCAATGTGGAAGAAAGGTTTGATCGTGGCCTGCTGTCTGCTAGTGGTGGCTCTCCTAGCCCTCGCCTGCGTGCTGCGCTACAATTccaagagaggtagagagacctACAGTCCCCCAGCAACACAGGCCTTTGCTGGTGTCTGA